In Gracilibacillus salitolerans, the sequence TTTTTTCTAATGGGACAACCAGATTAATTGTCTCGATGGTAAGTGACAAACAAACTGTCGATACATTGAAAAAGGATGTTCTATCGTCATTCTCTAAAAAAGTAGAATTAATTGAAGACGATGAGAATTACATAGCACTGCTTACGAACCGAAAAGAAAATATTCGTGGGGAGGTATACTTTCTTCAAGGTTCGGAACACCAATTAATTTTTACTTATATGACACCTGAACAACATTATCAGGAAAATAAAGATCAAATAAAAGCATTCAATGAGAGCATTAAAATATTTTAAATGGAGGGAATATCAGATATGAAATTAAAAACATGGTTATCTGTAGCAACAATTAGTGTATTTTTTGTAGGGAATACTGCGTTTGCAAATGAAGAAGAGGAAACGATAACCCCTGATGAGGAATTATATGACACCTCTATATTAATTGAGGAAACAGAGCTTGCACTAACAGAGGAACAAATGGAAAAAGCGTTATTATTAGATGAATTTGCCAATGATCGATTAAGTGAAATTGAAGCAACCATTGAAGAAGGTAATATCGAGGAAGCGGAACAATTAATGGAACAATATGAGGAATATTTGGAGCGTTTAGAAAGTGAATTAGAAGCTTCGGAGGAAGAAGAGGAAGCATCAGAAGAAGAATCAAATGAAAAGGATGACGAAGTAGAAAGAGTAGAATTACCTGATAGTGAAGAAAATGAGCAAGATGAAGACTCCGATGAAGAAAATCAAGAAGAAAGTACGGAGGATCAAGATGAATCAGAAGAAGAGGCAAAAGAAGAATTAAGAGAAAACTCCAAACAACGTACGATCAAACTTCAAGCTTTATTAGAGCGTGAAGATTTACCAGAACAAGCAAAAGCAGGTATCGCCAAAGCACTTGAAAATCAAAAGCGTGCAGAAGAAAACTATTTGAGAGCTAAAGCGAAAAAAGCCGTTTCAGAAGAGGATGAACAAGAGCAGAAAAAAGAAGAAACGAAAGAAGAAATTGAATTACAAGATGATCGTGAAGAAGAGGTTACAGAACAAGTTGAAGAAGAAAATGATAAAGAAGCTGAAGCTGTTGTGACATCAGAACAAAAACAGAGTAAAGCTGATAAAAAGCAACAAAAGACAGAAGATAAGGCTGAAAAGAAACTACAAAAGGCTACTGAAAAAGCAGAGAAAGCTGAGCGAAAAGCAGAAGAGAAAGCTAATAAAGCAAAAGAAAAAGCTCAAGAAAAGCAGGAGAAAGCTGAAAAAAATCGTCAAAAAGAAGAAAAGAAGAATGGTAAACCGAATAATTAATAAACGGGTCGTGGAATTTAATAGTTGTTGCGAATTGAATGAAAAATATTTTTTCGACAAAATTCTCATAAATATCTTTACCCTTCGCTATTTATAGCTTACATTAAATATAGAAATGCTTTATCTTTCTACATATTTTTAAGACTGTTGAAGGATAAAGCTTTCTTTTTTTAGTAATTATGTAATAGTGATAAGGGAGAGGGCCGGATGAAGCAAGAAGACATCGAGCATTCCATCAGAGAGATACAAAAAGGAAATGAATTCCTTCGGGAGAAGCTGATTCAATATTACCAACCATATATCTTGAGTGTAGTAGGGAAAGTATGTAAAAAGTTTAAAACATGGAATGATGACGAGGCGAGTATTTCCTTAATTGCCTTTAATCGCGCGATTGACACTTATGACCCTCAAAAAGGTAGAACATTTTTAAATTATGTCTATTTAATCATTCATCGAGAATTGATTGATTTCTTTAGGAAAGAAAATCATTATCAAGACCTTATGAAAAAAGGTGATAAGCTTCTAGAAGCAAACCATGTAAAAGAAGCTGTGGAACATTATCATCAAGAACAACGAATTAGCAATATGGCAGCAGAAATTATCGATTTAAATGATCAGTTGTCACAATTTTACATACGTTTTGAAGAATTAGAAACATTTAGTCCGAAGCAGAAGCGAACAAGAAAGAAAGTGCTAGATATTGCAGAAGATTTTATTCAAAAGGAAACACTTGTTGAACAATTATATCGAAGAAAGCAATTTCCAGTTAAGGATTTTTTAAAGTTAGCTAATTATCGTGTCAAAACAATCGAAAAGTATCGAAAGTATATTATTGCAATTATTATTATTTTATTACATCCGGAATGGAACAATTTACAGGCGTTTGTACTTGATAAAGTAAGGGGGGAGAAAGAGTGAAGCAAAAAATCAAAGGGGTAGTCATGGAGGTTCAAGAATACCAGATTGTCCTAATGTGTGATGATGGTACGTTTCGTAATGTTCCTCGTGATAAACATGACATACCTGTTATTGGTGAGTATGTGACATATCGAGTAAAGAAATCCCCTTTACTGCAATGGAATAGAAAACAAGTATTACCACTAGTGGCACTAGCTGCGATATTATTAGTTGCCATTATGAATAGTTCTTTTTATCAACCGCAACAACAAGCTTATCTGCTTGCTGTTGATATTAATCCAAGTATGGAAATATCGCTAGATGAAGATTTAAATGTAATAGATATAACTGGTTTAAATGACGATGCAAAACGTGTCATTAAAGACTTGGATGTGAAAGGTAAACCAATCGACAAAGTGATTAATGATATGGTTGTTCGTTTAAAAGATGAGCAATATTTATCCGCAGATACGCCTGCCATCATTACTGCGACGTGGATCGGTTTGCAGGATCATTCAATTTCGAATGATTTACGTTCAGTGGAAAAAATATTCAGTCATTCTCTTGGGGAGAATCATGTTGAAGCAGAAATGGAAGTTTATGTCGAAAATGAACAATATTATAAGGAAGCAAAAGAAGTAAACCTGTCCGTCAATTCTTATCGGTTGTACCAGAAAATGATTAACGACGAAGTGGTAGTTGATATTAATGAGGTTCAAAATAAGTCAATTAAAGAAATTCGTCAGATGGCAGAAAAAGCTAACAAAATAAGAAATGATGATCATGATAACCCATCATCTTCTCAAGATAAAGAGGAAGTACCTTACAAAGAAAAAGAGGAAAAAATAAACTCATCGTCTAAGTCCAACTCTGGTGAAAGTTCTAGTAATCGTGTTCCAAAAACAGAGCATGCAAAACAGCCTGAAAAAGACAAAAACGGTAAAGAAAACAAACAAAATGCTGAGCAAGCCCTATCTAAGAAAGAAAAGCATAATAGCGATAAAGAACGTGATAATGAAAAATCTGCGCCTGAAAAATCGAATCCACCATCAAATGATAAAAATGAGGAAAAGAAAATGGAGAAACCTCCATCAAATGAAAAAACTAAAAAGGTACAACAGAAACAACAACCCAATAATCAAAAACCAAATGATCCTGAAACACCAAAGAAGGCTGAGGAAAAAGCGGGAGATAAAGGCAAACCAGAAGAAAAATCGACTGAGAAAGTGCCAGAAGATCACCGTCAAGATAAAGGGAATGATAGTAACCGGAAGTAAGATTAATCTATTTTTAAAGCGTATCCCAAATACAGTAATAATAGAAATCCTAATTTAGATTTAACAAAAAAGAGCAGAACCACAAAAGGTCTCTGCTCTATCTCTTTGCCGAAAAATAATTATCTTCTTTATCATCCATTTCATATTTTCTTATCACTTCTAATGATTCTGGTCGTGCTAATAAAAATCCTTGTACAATGGAAACACCAATGGCCTTTGCCATTTCTAGATCCTCAAGAATTTCGATGCCTTCTAAGACAAATTTGGTATCCGTGTTGTAACAGTATGTCACAATGGACTTTACCATTTCTTGTTTTCGACTTGACTTGGCTAGATGCTTGGCAAAAAATCGATCCATCTTAACAATGTCAGGCTGTAATTCGACAATTGCCTGAAGGGAAGAGACACCTTTTCCTACATCATCTATAGCAATTAGATAGCCTTCTGTTTGTAATTCATTTACCATGGCACTAAAATAGTCGACGTTTTGAATAATTTCAGATTCATTAATTTCAATCATGATTTGATTAGCTGAAAGTGTTGTTTCTCCTAAAATCTTGTTTAGTTGATCTAGAAAATCAGGATCGGCTAAGTTAGAAGGAAAAACATTAATCAGAATCTTTTTTTCTTTAGATGTACTTTGATTAATCTTATCATAAGATTGAAGCGCTTTTTTTATCGATCGCATTTCTAACTCAAAAAATCGATTGGTATGACTTGCTTTTTCGAAGAGAATTTCGGGTTTCTTAAATAAATCAGTTCTTAATAATGCTTCATATCCAATAGGAGTTAAAGTTTGCAGATCATAGAGACCTTGGAAATGGTGCTCGAATTTCTCATTATCAATTAAATCATTGATTTTTGCAATAGACATCCGTCCATCCTCCTCAAACGCAACAATGACATCATTACTATTGATCATATAGTATAATATATCAGTCCGTTACAATGTACCTATCATTTTACAACATTATCTAATTATTTTCTATACTGTTTATAGATTTATTTGGACATTAGAGAAAATGGTTTATCCTCAAGTCTTTATGGTGGAAGCTTTAGTTATTCTTGCATCATTTACTTCGTCGAATGACTATCCCGTTAAAATTTCCCTGAAGTGTAAAAAAGAATAGGTGTTAGAACCTATTCTTCAGCAAATTTATTTCGTTTGAGATAAAGTAGGATAAGTGATCCTGCTAATAATAGGGCACCACCGATTAAAAGGATGTTAAACATAACCGTTGCTGTGCTTGGTAATGGTGAACCATCCGTTGATTGACTGTCAGTTGAGATCGGAAAGGTGGATGTTTCGGTTTTCGTGTCATCATATGCTGTAATAATAATTTCTGCGTTTGTTGTTAATCCCTGATATTCATTTCCAGATTCAGGTGGAAATAGGAGGAATAGATCAATTTTGTCTACACTGTTAGCTAGTAAAGGCAAATCATTAATTAATGAAAAATTAGATAGTTTATCATGAAATAATACTTCATCACCTTGTGTAATTTCTAGCGATAATTGATTATAGAACATTTCGGAACCATCTATATAACGAACGTTAATATCATAGGTGATTTCATTATCTGTTTGATTACTGACCGTGATTTCTCGCTCAGCCCAATCGCCAGGCTTTAGGTTTTCCAGGTCAAATAGATTTCCGTTTTCACTAAATGTACCGTTTAGATCTATAATATTATTGTTACTTGTTGCTTGTAGAATTGGAACAAATAATAGAAAAAACAGTAGGGTAGCACTGAAAAATATTTTTGGTTTTATCAATATAATTCACCCACCTTTTCAAGGGAGCTATATGTTAGGGACATATAGCATTAATTGTATTCTGGGAACTTGTTTATGAGTTGCTTTACTTCGATTATGATTCTAAAAAAAGGCTATAATTTTTACTCTTGCTCAATTGATTCCTTTACTTTCGATTTAGAGGGTTGTTTGAATTCTATTTGGGATATCGCCTGCCAAATGGTGAACGCTGCGTATCCGAGTAATAGAATACCAGGTACGATTAATAAAATGGCGCTGCCTGTTTGTGAATGTGCAAAATTGACGACATATCCTAAATAAGGAATGGTGAAACCTTCATATTCCGCAACAACATTATCAGAAAGAACAGGCTTTGGATCGACTGCATTATTGTTGTCTCCTTTTGTTTCATACATGATATGTTCACCGCTTTTAATAACTTCTGCAACACGGTGAGTAATTAAATTTTCGTCTTCATTTATAAAGGTAATGACATCACCTTCATTAAACCTTGTCATGTCGCCACCTGGTTTTATGGCAATGATCGATCCTGTTTGCATATCAGGTTCCATGGATCCAGATAACACGGCTTTAAGCTGGTATCCCATTATTTCTGGTTCCCCACCTGATGCTTTTGCTGAAATAGTGATGAACACGGCAAATATTAACGTTATAAAAAGGACGGTGGTAATAAGGAAACTAAGAAAACTTCTAATTTTTTTAAATATGCTTTTTTTCATTCCTGTTCACCTTCTTTTGCTTGATCAGTTTGAGAATTTTCCTGTTCTTCAGACTCATTAGGTGTATCTATTTTCATTTTTTTATTTTCGACTTCCACTGGTTTGTCATCTGTTTCCTTATTAGGTTCACTTAAAATTTCTTGTTTGTCTTCTTGCTCAGATTTCACTGGTTCCTTTTCACTATCCGTTTCTGCTGATTTATCTAAT encodes:
- a CDS encoding LPXTG cell wall anchor domain-containing protein codes for the protein MIKPKIFFSATLLFFLLFVPILQATSNNNIIDLNGTFSENGNLFDLENLKPGDWAEREITVSNQTDNEITYDINVRYIDGSEMFYNQLSLEITQGDEVLFHDKLSNFSLINDLPLLANSVDKIDLFLLFPPESGNEYQGLTTNAEIIITAYDDTKTETSTFPISTDSQSTDGSPLPSTATVMFNILLIGGALLLAGSLILLYLKRNKFAEE
- a CDS encoding DUF5667 domain-containing protein; the protein is MKLKTWLSVATISVFFVGNTAFANEEEETITPDEELYDTSILIEETELALTEEQMEKALLLDEFANDRLSEIEATIEEGNIEEAEQLMEQYEEYLERLESELEASEEEEEASEEESNEKDDEVERVELPDSEENEQDEDSDEENQEESTEDQDESEEEAKEELRENSKQRTIKLQALLEREDLPEQAKAGIAKALENQKRAEENYLRAKAKKAVSEEDEQEQKKEETKEEIELQDDREEEVTEQVEEENDKEAEAVVTSEQKQSKADKKQQKTEDKAEKKLQKATEKAEKAERKAEEKANKAKEKAQEKQEKAEKNRQKEEKKNGKPNN
- a CDS encoding anti-sigma-I factor RsgI family protein, whose amino-acid sequence is MKQKIKGVVMEVQEYQIVLMCDDGTFRNVPRDKHDIPVIGEYVTYRVKKSPLLQWNRKQVLPLVALAAILLVAIMNSSFYQPQQQAYLLAVDINPSMEISLDEDLNVIDITGLNDDAKRVIKDLDVKGKPIDKVINDMVVRLKDEQYLSADTPAIITATWIGLQDHSISNDLRSVEKIFSHSLGENHVEAEMEVYVENEQYYKEAKEVNLSVNSYRLYQKMINDEVVVDINEVQNKSIKEIRQMAEKANKIRNDDHDNPSSSQDKEEVPYKEKEEKINSSSKSNSGESSSNRVPKTEHAKQPEKDKNGKENKQNAEQALSKKEKHNSDKERDNEKSAPEKSNPPSNDKNEEKKMEKPPSNEKTKKVQQKQQPNNQKPNDPETPKKAEEKAGDKGKPEEKSTEKVPEDHRQDKGNDSNRK
- the sigI gene encoding RNA polymerase sigma-I factor; translation: MKQEDIEHSIREIQKGNEFLREKLIQYYQPYILSVVGKVCKKFKTWNDDEASISLIAFNRAIDTYDPQKGRTFLNYVYLIIHRELIDFFRKENHYQDLMKKGDKLLEANHVKEAVEHYHQEQRISNMAAEIIDLNDQLSQFYIRFEELETFSPKQKRTRKKVLDIAEDFIQKETLVEQLYRRKQFPVKDFLKLANYRVKTIEKYRKYIIAIIIILLHPEWNNLQAFVLDKVRGEKE
- the sipW gene encoding signal peptidase I SipW, with the translated sequence MKKSIFKKIRSFLSFLITTVLFITLIFAVFITISAKASGGEPEIMGYQLKAVLSGSMEPDMQTGSIIAIKPGGDMTRFNEGDVITFINEDENLITHRVAEVIKSGEHIMYETKGDNNNAVDPKPVLSDNVVAEYEGFTIPYLGYVVNFAHSQTGSAILLIVPGILLLGYAAFTIWQAISQIEFKQPSKSKVKESIEQE
- a CDS encoding EAL domain-containing protein — protein: MSIAKINDLIDNEKFEHHFQGLYDLQTLTPIGYEALLRTDLFKKPEILFEKASHTNRFFELEMRSIKKALQSYDKINQSTSKEKKILINVFPSNLADPDFLDQLNKILGETTLSANQIMIEINESEIIQNVDYFSAMVNELQTEGYLIAIDDVGKGVSSLQAIVELQPDIVKMDRFFAKHLAKSSRKQEMVKSIVTYCYNTDTKFVLEGIEILEDLEMAKAIGVSIVQGFLLARPESLEVIRKYEMDDKEDNYFSAKR